The Halogranum gelatinilyticum genome contains the following window.
CGAGTTCCGTGCCGACCAGATCATCGCGGGGCTGGCCGTCTGGCTCATCGCGCTCGGTCTCGCGCCGTTCGCGGCGAACGTCAAGTACGGCAGTCCGAACTCCGCGAACCTCGGCAGCGCGGGCACCTTCCAGGAGTGGACGATTCCGGTGCTCTCGGACATCCCGTTCTTCGGGGCACTGTTCAGCGCGACGCCCGTCGTCTATCTGATGCTCATCGCCGTCCCGGTCAGCTGGTTCGTCCTCAACCGGACCTCCTTCGGCAAGTGGATTCAGGCCAGCGGGGAGAACCCGAAGGCACTGGACACGGTCGGCGTCAACGTCAGCCGCGTCCGCTACGCGGGCGTGCTGCTCTCCGGCGTCCTCTCGGGCGTCGGCGGCGCGGCACTCTCGCTCAGCCTCGGCCAGTTCATCGGCAACGGTCAGACGATGGTCAACGGCAAGGGGTTCATCGCCATCGTGGCGTTCCTGTTCGGCAACTACAACCCGGTCGGCGCGTTCGGCGCGTCGTTCCTCTTCGCCGGACTGGAGGCCGTCCAACTCCGTCTCCAGCAGGTGCCGGGCTACGCCATCCCCGACACGCTCATCCAGACGGTGCCGTACGTGACGGTCATCGTCGTGCTCGCGCTCGTCGGGCGGACGAAGATTCCCAAAGCGGCAGGCGAACATTACGACTCCGGCGACGACTGAGCACGGTTTTATGCGGTTTTTGACATTTTCTCCCGTTGAGAGAGCCATCCGTGGATACGTCGGACGCGCGAGGACCGATTCGGGGATAAAGAGTTTTGCTCCCGGACCCGGGAGACAGAGGCATGACCACACACGAGTACGACGTCGTCATCGTCGGCGCGGGTACGTCCGGCTGCTACGCCGCGGCGACCATCGCGAACGAGGGACTGGACGTCGTCGTCGTCGAGCGCAAGGACGAGGAGGAGGCGGGCCACATCGCCTGTGGCGACGCGCTCAAGGGTGCGGACGCCTTCCCCGAGGCGATTCCGAAGGAGAAGATCGAACCGGCGTTCACCAACACGGACGTCACGCACGGCCGCTTCGAGATTCCGAGCCACGACACGGTCCTCGAAATCCCGATTCCGGGCGAACTCGCGGTCCTCGACCGCTGGGAGTTCGGCCGCCTCATCATCGAGGGTGCGAAAGAGGCTGGCGCGGAGTTCCACTACGACACCGTCGTCCAAGACGTGACGCAGGACGACGACGGCACGGTGACGGGCATCACGGGCAAGCGCAAGGGCGAGGCCGTCGAATACGACGCACCCATCACCATCGACGCCGCGGGCGCGCTGTCGCTCCTGCAGGACAAGGTCGACTTCTCCGATGCGACCTTCGACACCAACGTCTCCTACTCGCAGTTCTGTTCGGCCTACCGGGAGATCGTCGAGGTCGAGGAACCCGTCGAGTGGGACGACGCGCTCGTCTTCAAGCCGACGAAGCGCGCGGCGGGCTACCTCTGGTACTTCCCGCGGACGGACACCGAGATCAACGCTGGCCTCGGCTTCCAGATGAACGAGCAGCCGATGAAGCTCGTCGAGGACCTCAAAGAGGATCTCCGCAACCGCGAGGAGTTCAAGGGCGCGGAAGTGAAGGACAAACTCGGTGCCTCGCTGCCGACGCGACGGCCCTACGACTCGGCGGTCGCGCCGGGCTACATGGCCATCGGCGACGCCGCGGCCCACGTCAACCCGACGACCGGCGGCGGCATCGCCGGCGCGGCCTACGGCGGGAAGTACGCGGGCGAGCAGGCCGTGAAAGCCGTCGGCGACGGCGACGTCTCCGAAGCGAACCTCTGGCGGTACAACCAGCGGATCATGGAGCACTTCGGCGGCCGCTACGCCGCGCTCGACGTCTACAACATCCTCGTCACCGCCGGCGAGGTCGACGACCTCGAGAGCCTGCTGGCCGCACTGCCGGGCGAGCAGATCTCGGAGGCGCTCTACGCCGGGAAGACGAACATGAGCTGGAAGCTCAAGGCACAGGTCGCCATCCAGAGCCGCGACTACTGGGACGTCCTCTACACCTTCTACAAGACGAAGCAGCTCGCCGACAAGCTCATCGACCACTACGACCGCTATCCGAGCCGCCCGGGCGCGCTGTCGGGCTGGCAGAACTACCGCGACGAGCTGATGGACCGCATCTACGAGACGACCGGCGCGGAACCCAAGTACTAGGCCGCGAGCGGACCCCATCTGTCGGGACGGGAGTCTACCCGCTGTCGCTGGGGCGGTTGAACAAGGCCACGATGGTGTATCCGCCGTAGAATCCGAGCGTGTGAATCACGACCTCGGTGGCGAATTCAGCGGTCGTTTGGATGTCTTTGAAGCCGATGAACAGTACGTCAGTCGTCAGGACGAAGACCGTGAGGCCGAGACAGAGGACCAACCGGAGACTGCTGAAGAGCGGGCTCGACCGGACGAACTCTAGCATCCTCACATTTATCGCATGAGACTGGGATCGTGAAGAAACTTGTTTGTCGCTCGGACGTTGGCTCTCGGTGCAGGCTCGGACGGCTCTCCTCGGTTCAGGGCCGCTCTTGGGCCAGCTTCAGAATCGCACCTGAGAGGACGTCGATGCCGATTCCGAGCGACTCCTCGTCGACGTCGAACGTGCTCGTGTGGTGGCCGCCGGGGTGGTTCGTGCCGACGCCGATGTAGGCCGCCTTGCCGCCGTGCTCTTGGACGCGCTGCATGAGGAACGTCGCGTCCTCGCTGCCGCCGAGCGAGTCGGTCGGGAGGACGTTGGTGACGCCCTCGGTGGTGCCCGCGACGTCGGCGACGACGTTGCGAATCTCGTCGTCGCTGCGGGCACTCGGAGCCATGCCTTCGGTCTTGACGTCGACCTCGCAGCCGTGCATCTCGGCTGCAGAGCGCATGACTCGCTCGGCCTTCTCGCGCATATACTCCATCAGCTCGGTCGTCTCGCCGCGAACCTCGCCCTCGATGAACGACTCCTCGGGGATGATGTTCGTCGCGGTGCCACCGCCGACGAGTCCGGCGTTGACGCGGGTCGCGCCGTCTGAGTGCCGCGAGATGCTGTAGAGGTTCTGGATGGCCGTCGCCATCGCGAGGACGGCGTTGTCGCCCTCCTCGGGCTTCGCACCGGCGTGTGAGGGGTACCCCGTGAAGTCGGCGTGGAAGTGGTGCACCGCGAGGAAGCCGTCGATACCGGCGACGATCTGCCCGGTCGGATGGTCGAGACCGAGATGGGCAGCGAGGAGGTAGTCGACGTCGTCGAGATGGCCGCTCTCGGCCATCGGCTTGCCGCCCGCGATCTGCTCCTCGCTGGGCTGGAAGAACACCTTCAGCGTGCCCTGGAAGTCGCTGTCGATGACGGCGTCCAGGACGCCGAGACCGAGCGTCGCGTGGCCGTCGTGGCCGCAGGCGTGCATGAACCCCTCGTGTTCCGAGCGGAAGCCGTTGGCAGCAGGATGGTGGCCGTCGGACTCGGATTCCAGGATGGGAAGCGCGTCGATGTCGACGCGGAGACCGATGGTGGGTCCCTCACCGCGCTTGAGGACGGCGAGCGCGCCCGTGTTGCCGCCCGCGACCTTCTCCAAGAGGTCCTCGCGCGCACCGTCGGCGCGGGCCTGTTCGAGCCACTCGTCGAGCGTCGCCTCGTCGGGGAGTGCGAGTCGCTCGTCGGTGAGGACCTCGCTGCCGACGTAGAGTTCGTCGAGCGGGCGCGTCTCCAGTTCGTCGACGATGCGGGCGGTGGTGTAGAACTCGCGCCAGGCGGGCTCGGGATGGCGGTGCAGGTCGCGACGGAACGCGACGAGTTCCTCGGAGAGACTGCTCATATCTCGTCGGAGGCTGTCGGGGGTGATAAGTGATGACATCCGGGGTGTGTCACGGCCGAGACAGTCGCCGGAGGGGAGGGGTTCCGTCGGGTGACAGGAGACAAATTCCGCACGATTTTATACTGTGGTCGGTATCGTCCCGAGTAGATGAGCAACGTCGAAACCAGTTCATCGACCGAACCAGAGCTGTCGTTCCGTGGGGGGCGTCTCGTCAGCGCGCTGCCCATCGCATTCTTCATCGCCTGGGCCATCGTCCAGAGCGGACTGCTCGGAATCGGGGACACAACAGGACTGGTCGCCGGGATGCTCGTCGGCCTCATCGTCGGTCTCTTCTTCGTGAAGGGACCGTGGAAGACCTACGCCGACGTCATCTTCGAGGGGATGACCCGCCGGGTCGCCGCGACCGCCATCGTCGCGTGGCTCTGGGCCGGGATGTTCGCCCAGACCATCCAGGTCGGCGGCTTCGTCGACGGTCTCGTGTGGGCGTCGACCGCCCTGAACGTCGGTGCCGCGCTCTTTCCGGCACTGACGTTCCTCTTCGCCGCGCTGCTGGCGACGGGCATCGGGACCGGCTACGGGACCGCCATCGCCTTCACCGGTCTCGTCTTCCCCGCCGGTATCCTGCTCGGGGCGAACCCCGTCCTGCTGTTCGGTGCCATCCTCTCGGGAGCCGTCTTCGGCGACAACCTCGCACCCGTGAGTGACACCACCATCGTGTCCGCGGTGACGCAGAACGCCGACATCGGTGGCGTCGTCGCCTCCCGTGTCAAGTACGCGATTGTCGCGGCCGTACTGGCGTTCGTCGCCTACCTCGTCGCCGGTGCGCAGCTGGCCGGTCAGCCGATGGAGGTCGGCAGCGACGTGGCCGCGGGCGTCGGTCCGCTCGGTCTCGTCCACCTGCTCTCCATCGCGGTGGTCATCGTGACGGCCGTCGCCGGCCGCCACATCATCGAGGCCGTCTCGTGGGGACTCGTCGTCTCCGCGGTGCTCAACCTCGTGCTCGGTCTCGCCGCGCCGAGCGACATGATCGCCTTCAACGCGCCCGAGGGCGCAGCACTCGTCTCCGTCCTCGACAGCCTCCCGGTCTTCGGGGCGTTCGTCGTCCCGGTCGACCCGGCCAACGCCGGTGTCGGCGGCAGCCTCTATACGGGCGCAGCGGGCTTCTTCCCGCTCATCGTCCTGACCGTCCTGCTCGTCGCCAGTGCCGAGATCATGCGCGCCGGTGGCGGCTTCGACGCGATTCAGGACTTCCTCGTCAGCACCGTCGCCACGACGGTCCGCCGCGCGGAGATGACGATGGTGCTCGGCACCGCGCTCGTCAACGCGACGGTCACCATCAACACCGCCGCCGAGATCGCCATCGCGCCGTACATCCGCAGCCTCGGCGAGCGGTTCAACATCAACGGCTACCGCCGCGCCAACATCCTCGACGCCAACACCTCCGCGCTCGGATACATCTTCCCGTGGGGCGGCGGTCTGCTCGCGGGCTACGGGGCGATGCAGAACCTCGTCGGCTCGCAGGCGACCCCGTGGTTCACCCAGTCGATGATGGTCAATCCGGCGTCGGTCTTCCCGTACGTCTTCCACGGCTGGTTCCTCGTCGCCGTCTTCATCGTCGCCGCGTGGACCGGCTTCGGCCGTGAGTACGTGCCGGACCGCCAGAGCGAGGAGGTGAGCCGCGTATGAACGTCAAGAAACTGCTCGCCGGCTGGAGCTTCCGGACGAGCACGCCCGACTACGCCGTCGGCGACGAACTCACCGCCTTCGTCACCGGGACGGACGGCTCGACGCCCATCGTCCGCATCGGCGACACGGTGATTCAGCTGCCGGACGCAGACGGCGACGGCGAACTCGTCGAGAAGCGGGTTCGACTCCGCGTCACCGAGTTCGACGCGCAGCGTCACGAGGGCGCAGGCGAACTACTCTCCGTCTTCGACGACGAGGAGTAGTCGGTTCGAGTCTTCCTTTTTCAGGTATCGAGACGAAACGACACGGAGCGACAGTTCTACGGGCGACTGAGAGAGCCACGGCACGGAGCGGTGGCTCCGCGACCGACTGAGAGGACCCCACCGCACGGAGCGGCGGCTTCGCTGGTCGACCGACCGAGACTGCAGAGAGGAGAGATCAGTTGCGGCGGTGGCCGAGCGGCTTCTTCTGTTCGACTTCGATCTCGACGTGGACGCTCGCGGGGAACTCCATGTGGCCGACCTCGCGCGCGATGTGGTCGGCACCGTGGATCTCCAGTTTGCGCGCGTAGACGGTGTAGTCCCACGACGAGAACTCGTCGCCGGGGGCGAGGTTGCGGTACTGTGGGACGCGGACGTGCTCGGGCGGCGACGAGTGGGGGCCTTTACACTCCGCGCCTTTGCGTTCGATCATGGCTTTCAGGTCGGAGACCACGTCGTCGAGGACGGCGCGGTCACCGCTCTGAAAGCTGAGTTTGGTGACGAAGGTCATAGCTGGGGGTGACTATCACGTACTGGGGACATCCAGCACCAAAAACGCATCTACACCGCCGCGCCGCGTGACACCCCCACATGACGAAGTGGCTCACACTCGGTCCCGCCGACCGGTTTTCGGGTCTCTCGTCCGATATTCTCTTAACGGCCCGTGGTTTACATCCGCGCAATGACGGTAGAAGCGGTCAGTGCTGGAGCCATCCTCTTCCGCGATACCCGCGGCCGACGGGAGTATCTGCTCCTGAAGAGCCGCCCGGGGGACTGGGAGTTCCCGAAGGGCGGGGTCGAGGGGAACGAGGAGCTTCAGCAGACGGCAATCAGAGAAGTCAAAGAGGAGGCGGGCATCGGTGATTTCCGCCTCATCGACGGATTCCGCGAGGACTACGACTACGTGTTCGAGGCGAATGGCAAGACCATCCACAAGACGGTCCATCTGTTCATCGCCCGCTCGTTCGAGGCCAGCGCGGAACTGTCGAAAGAGCATCGCGACCTGCAGTGGCGCGACTACGAGCAGGCCATCAACACCATCACGCAGGACGGTCCCCGCGAGATTCTCGAACGCGCCCACCAGTATCTCGACGACCTGGCCGAACAGGACGAGGAGGACGGGACGACGACCTACCTCGGCTGAGCCGTGACCTACGGCGACGCCGAGTTCGGCTTCGAACTGCTCGCCTGCCGGTGGGCCGAGTTGGCCTGGCCGCCCGACGAGCGACGCGACTCGGCCGTCTTCGTCTCCCGCCAGTTGGGCACGCAGAAGCGTCGCTGGGACACCATCGTCGTCGAGTGCGACCCGGAGGGATTCGCTGCTCGCGCGCAGTTCGGCGAGGACGCGCTCGACTCCGACCTCCTGCACGTCGTCCGCAACGCACCCGCAGAGTGGACGTACTACCGCGACGCGCTCCCCCATCCGGGCTATCCGTGGCGCTACGTCCGTGAGGCCATCCACCGCGCGGCGGCTCGCGGCGTCGTCGAGAAGCGAAAGCAAGGAAATCGAATCGAGATCCGGCGGGTCGCGCCGTACCCCGACTGGGTGCGACGCATCGTCGCCATCGAGAACAAGCCGGACCTCGACGCCAGCGCGGCGCGCGCGCTCTCGGCCCAACTCGAACACGACGTCGAGACCGCCCTCGCCGACGAGGTGTGGGTGGCGACGGCGGCGACGGGCGCGAGCGTCGAACCCGCCTTGCTCGAAGACCTGCCGGTCGACGTGGGCATCCTCACGCTCGACTTCTCGCGGGGCGTCGTCGCCGACGCGGCCGACGTGGTGTGGCATCCGAGCACGCTCGACGTCGCGAGCGACAGCGACGCCTTCGACGCCGACGAGAAGGCCGACCGTCGCCTCGAAATCGCCGAACGCGCCTACGGCAAGGGTTGGCGGTCGTTCCACGAGACGATGCGGCCGGACTGTCGGGGCTTCGAACTCCGGCGGGAGGGTCGCGCGCTCGTCCCGTGGTGTGCGACGAAAGAGTGTGGCCAGACTGCCGCGCAGTGTTCGGGGTCCTGTGCGGAGTTCTCGCCCGAGCCGCCGCAGTGGCGGACGGGCGGCTGGCCAATCGAAGGCGGACCGGGAAAAGGCATCAAGCAGCTGTTGGAGGGGCGGCGCGAGTGGGTCCGAGAAAGGGAAACAGAGTAACCACATGTGGCGACAAGTGAATCGATCACCCCGGCGCGTGGCTTCGTGCCGTTTCATCGGCGCGAGCCACTCACGCGAGGGATGAGAAGCGCAGGGAGCGATAGCGACCGAGCATCGTAATCGGTTGGGGAGGGTGTGGCGGTGGCGGGTGGGACTGAAAGGGGACGCACTGTCGACGAACCCGGCTGAAGTAAGCACCGCAGCGAACAGAGTGAGTGAGGAGCGAAGCGAAGCCCGGGAGTCGACAGTGCGTGGGCTTTCGAGGGAGTTCCGTAACTTCTGCCGAGACATGACCAACCGACGGGACCCATGTATCGAAAACGAGGTCCCGACACACGAAGCAGAGACCGCACTACAGACTATTCAGACGACTTCGACTTCCACGTCGTCGCGTTCGACAGCCAGCTTGAACGTCGGGACGGTCCGGTAGACGACTTCGACGACGCCCTTCCGGCGGAGGCTCTGCAGAGCACTCCGGACGTCGCCCGCCTCGGGGTCGATGTCGAACTCCGCGCGGAGTTTGTTGAGCACGCTGACGACGCTCTCCGAGCGGTCGTCGGGACCGGCGACGACCTGGAAGACCTGCGATTCGAGTTCGGGGACGCGGATGATACTCGGGACGCCGCCCTCCTCGGCCTCCTCGCCTTCGACGCCGGGGTCGACGCCGACGAGTTCGGCCGCCTCGGCCGTCGCGCGAATCAGACTCTTGTCGTCGCGGTAGTAGTAGTCCTTCAGATGGCCTTCGAGATACTGGTGGACCTCGCTGCCGCTCTCCAGCCCCCACCGCTTCTGGAGTTCCTTGTTCTTCGTCGGCTGGAGTTTGACGATATCCACCAGCCGCTCTTGTTCCTCCTCGTCGAGTGTCATTGTCTGCGTGTCGGCAGCGGGGACATATTTACGTTCTGGAACAGTCAGTTTGCACCTCCTGCCCGCCCCCTATCCACTGATTCCGCTCGCCACGGCCGCCCGTCCCCTGCCGAACGGTTATCACCGTTCCCGACGACGGCTCTGTCATGTCTTGGGACACCGTGACACTCGACTTCGACGGCGACGTCGCCACGCTGACCGTCAACCGCCCCGACGCGATGAACGCGCTCAACGTCGAGACGCTCGAAGCGATGGGCGAGGCACTCGACGAGGCCGAAGCCGAGGGGGCGCGTGCGCTCGTCATCACCGGCGCGGGCGACAAGGCGTTCATCGCCGGCGCGGACATCAGCCATATGCGCGAGCTCTCGACGACGGAGGCGCAGGCCTACTCCGAACTCGGCCACCGCGTGTTCGACGCCATCGAGTCGTTCCCCGCGCCGGTCATCGCCGCGGTCAACGGCTACGCCTTCGGCGGCGGCTGCGAGGTCGCGCTCGCCTGCGACCTCCGAGTGGCGAGCGAGCGCGCCGTCATCGGCCAGCCCGAGATCGACCTCGGGCTGGTTCCGGGCTGGGGCGGCACCCAGCGGCTCCCCCGACTCGTCGGCGACGAGCACGCTCGGCGGCTGATCTTCTTCGGCGAGCGCGTCGACGCCAGCGACGCCTACGAACTCGGTCTCGTCGGCGAGGTCGTCGCCCACGACCAGCTGGACGGGCACGTCGCCGACATGGCCGCCGAACTCGCCGCGAAGCCGAAACACGCGATGCGAGTCGCGAAAGAGGCACTCAACGCGGTCCACGAGGAGCCACAGCAGGCGGGACTCGCCTTCGAACGCCGGGCGTGGAGCGGACTGTTCGGCACCCACGACCAGCGTGAGGGAGCCGCAGCGTTCCTTGAGAAGCGCGACCCTGACTTCGAGTGAGCGATCCGTCGGGAAGACAGACAGTACCGGTGAGGCTAAGTATCTGAGAAGCGAATGATTATTCGTTATGAATATGGTGAAGCTGAGCCGAGTCGAATCGCTGTTCGAAGACCTCGACTTCCCGGTGACGCGTGACGAGGCGGCGACAGAGTTCTCGGACACGACGGTTCAGTTGGCCGACGGCGAGGCCAACCTCGGAGAGATGCTCTCGGAGGCACAGGCAGAGCGGTTCCACGGGGCGGACGAACTCTACGCGGCACTGAACAACACGCTCCCCATCGAAGCCGTCGGCGAGCCGGGACAGTCCGACGGCGACGCCTGAGGTCTCTCCGCGTCGATAACGGTGAATACGCCGTCGTTCGGTTCTGGTGGGGGAATCCCCGGCTTTAAGTGGCCGAGACGAGTCATAGACCAAATATGGAATTCTGTGACGACTGCGGTTCGATGATGAAGACGGATGGCGACCACTGGGTCTGCGGCAGCTGTGGCGCGGAGAAGCTCCGCGACAGTGCCAAGGAAGCGCAGATGGTTACGACGCAGGGCCAACAGAAGAGCGAAATCGTCGACGTCAGCGACGCCGAGGACAAGGGACTGCCGACGACGAAGGTCCACTGTCCGAAGTGTGAGAACGACCGCGCCTACTGGTATATGCAGCAGATCCGCTCCGCCGACGAGTCCGAGACACGCTTCTTCGTCTGTACCGAGTGCGAACACAAGTGGCGCGAGGACGACCACTAGATGGCCACGTTGCCAGCCGTCGCGAGCGACCGCATCGACGGCTGGCGACTCGTCGACGAACGCGTCGAGACGCCGTTCGACGTCCGACTCGTCACAGTCACGGCGGCGACGGCCGTCTACGAAGACCCCGAACTCGCGACGGCCGTCCGTGACGCGACAGGGAGCGACGGTCCGGGCCGGTTCTTTCTCACGAGTCACGTATCCCTCAAGCCACAGCCCCCGGTATCGGGGACGCTCCGAAAACTCGTGACCGACCGCGCGAGTCGGAGCTTCGCGGACCAGCTCCGCGAACGGGGCTTCACTCGGGTCGAACGGACCGACGAACGCGCGTTCTCCGTCGCGGGCGCGGACGCTCGGCTCGTCGCCTACGACGGGCAGTGTCCGGTCGGCGACCTCACGGTCGACGTCCAGGGCTGGCTCGCGGTCTGGGAGACGGACGGCGACTTTTTCCTCGCCGGTGGCGCGTATCCGACCGGCGTCAGCGGTGGACGGCGTGACGGCGGCGACGCAGCTCAAGAGGTCGAAGAACTACAGAAGCGGTTGGAACCGGGTCGGTTCCGCGAGGAGCTGTTCGAACTCGTTCGGTCGGTACAGCCGGGCGAGCGTCGGTAGCGCGCCGACACGTCCCGCGCGCCGTGCGTCTCGTGACGGCCGACTACTGGCTACCGGCTACTGCTACTCGTAACGCGCGAACGTCAGATAGGCCGTGTGGCCGACACCCGCGGTCGACGGCCGCGAGCCGCGGTCGCCGAAGTCCATATGCCGCTGGATGGTCTCGAACGTCTCGATATCTGTCAGTCCGGCCTCGCGGGCAGCCTCGACCGAAGCGCGCGAGTTTTCGACGAACGGCGAGTAGACGGCGACGAAGCCACCCGACACCAACAGGTCCGGCGCGTGTTCGACGACCTCGGGCGCGTTCTCCGTGTCCAAGGTCAGCAGGTCGAAGCCCGAGAGGTCGTCGAGATGGTCGGTCACGTCGCCGGTGCGCACGTCCACGTTGTCCGTGACGCCAGCGAGGTCCATGTTCTCGCGGGCGACCTCGGCGAACTCGGCTTTCCGCTCGTAGGTGGTCACCTCGGCACCAAGTCGGCCGAGATACGCCGAGAGGACGCCCGTTCCGGTTCCGGCGTCCAGTACCTTGTCACCCATCGCCGCGCCGGTGTGGCCGACGAGGAGCCCCACGTCACGCGGCATCATCGGCGCGCCGGTCCGCTCGAAGTGGTTGAACAGGTCCGGGCCGCGCGGCTCGCGGACGACGAACTCGTCGCCCAGATGTGACTCCAGTACCTGTCCGGGTTCGACGTCCTCGGGCACCTCGACGATGCCGAGGTCGGTGTGTAGTTCGTCGCCCGGTGCGCGGAGATACTCTCGGTCGCCGTGGACGAGGAGTATCACTCGAGCCGGGAGATGGCGGCCGCGAGGTCGCCGTTCTCGGCTTCGAGAGCTTCGCGTGCCTCGTCCTTGCCGACGCCCGCGCGCTGGGCGACGATCTGGATGTCCGAGTCCGGGATGTCGCTGCCGGCGGACTCCTCACCGGCCTCGACGGCGCTGGCGTCGCCAGCACCGACCGGCCGCGACGTCGGCTCGCCGACGATCTGGTAGGTCTCCTGGCCCTGCGCGTCCATGCGCGTGACCTGCGCGCCGTCGAAGACGAGCTCCTCGTCGGCCGTCCGGATGATGACCTCCTCGGCCTCGAGCTCCGTGACGTCGATGCCCATCTGTTTCATCATCTGCTTCATCTTCCGCGGGTTCATACCGCCGCCTCCAAACATACCCGGAGAGTCGGGGTCCGGTACAAAAAGGGTGACGAAGCCCTCAGCTCCTCGCTGCCGGACGTCAGCTATTTGTCCGGTTGC
Protein-coding sequences here:
- a CDS encoding ABC transporter permease, which codes for MSETENPLASLSYRQGIAAGTVGVFALVAVAGLLFPGSIAAELFRIITSESTLSSALRLAVPIVFAALGGIFAEKSGVINIGLEGLLIISAFTGVLVTDIVGVGQSVLFVDAVWVGFLAGIVASTLFSLLFAIVCIEFRADQIIAGLAVWLIALGLAPFAANVKYGSPNSANLGSAGTFQEWTIPVLSDIPFFGALFSATPVVYLMLIAVPVSWFVLNRTSFGKWIQASGENPKALDTVGVNVSRVRYAGVLLSGVLSGVGGAALSLSLGQFIGNGQTMVNGKGFIAIVAFLFGNYNPVGAFGASFLFAGLEAVQLRLQQVPGYAIPDTLIQTVPYVTVIVVLALVGRTKIPKAAGEHYDSGDD
- a CDS encoding geranylgeranyl reductase family protein yields the protein MTTHEYDVVIVGAGTSGCYAAATIANEGLDVVVVERKDEEEAGHIACGDALKGADAFPEAIPKEKIEPAFTNTDVTHGRFEIPSHDTVLEIPIPGELAVLDRWEFGRLIIEGAKEAGAEFHYDTVVQDVTQDDDGTVTGITGKRKGEAVEYDAPITIDAAGALSLLQDKVDFSDATFDTNVSYSQFCSAYREIVEVEEPVEWDDALVFKPTKRAAGYLWYFPRTDTEINAGLGFQMNEQPMKLVEDLKEDLRNREEFKGAEVKDKLGASLPTRRPYDSAVAPGYMAIGDAAAHVNPTTGGGIAGAAYGGKYAGEQAVKAVGDGDVSEANLWRYNQRIMEHFGGRYAALDVYNILVTAGEVDDLESLLAALPGEQISEALYAGKTNMSWKLKAQVAIQSRDYWDVLYTFYKTKQLADKLIDHYDRYPSRPGALSGWQNYRDELMDRIYETTGAEPKY
- a CDS encoding amidohydrolase, whose product is MSSLSEELVAFRRDLHRHPEPAWREFYTTARIVDELETRPLDELYVGSEVLTDERLALPDEATLDEWLEQARADGAREDLLEKVAGGNTGALAVLKRGEGPTIGLRVDIDALPILESESDGHHPAANGFRSEHEGFMHACGHDGHATLGLGVLDAVIDSDFQGTLKVFFQPSEEQIAGGKPMAESGHLDDVDYLLAAHLGLDHPTGQIVAGIDGFLAVHHFHADFTGYPSHAGAKPEEGDNAVLAMATAIQNLYSISRHSDGATRVNAGLVGGGTATNIIPEESFIEGEVRGETTELMEYMREKAERVMRSAAEMHGCEVDVKTEGMAPSARSDDEIRNVVADVAGTTEGVTNVLPTDSLGGSEDATFLMQRVQEHGGKAAYIGVGTNHPGGHHTSTFDVDEESLGIGIDVLSGAILKLAQERP
- a CDS encoding Na+/H+ antiporter NhaC family protein, yielding MSNVETSSSTEPELSFRGGRLVSALPIAFFIAWAIVQSGLLGIGDTTGLVAGMLVGLIVGLFFVKGPWKTYADVIFEGMTRRVAATAIVAWLWAGMFAQTIQVGGFVDGLVWASTALNVGAALFPALTFLFAALLATGIGTGYGTAIAFTGLVFPAGILLGANPVLLFGAILSGAVFGDNLAPVSDTTIVSAVTQNADIGGVVASRVKYAIVAAVLAFVAYLVAGAQLAGQPMEVGSDVAAGVGPLGLVHLLSIAVVIVTAVAGRHIIEAVSWGLVVSAVLNLVLGLAAPSDMIAFNAPEGAALVSVLDSLPVFGAFVVPVDPANAGVGGSLYTGAAGFFPLIVLTVLLVASAEIMRAGGGFDAIQDFLVSTVATTVRRAEMTMVLGTALVNATVTINTAAEIAIAPYIRSLGERFNINGYRRANILDANTSALGYIFPWGGGLLAGYGAMQNLVGSQATPWFTQSMMVNPASVFPYVFHGWFLVAVFIVAAWTGFGREYVPDRQSEEVSRV
- a CDS encoding DUF7513 family protein, whose amino-acid sequence is MNVKKLLAGWSFRTSTPDYAVGDELTAFVTGTDGSTPIVRIGDTVIQLPDADGDGELVEKRVRLRVTEFDAQRHEGAGELLSVFDDEE
- a CDS encoding uS10/mL48 family ribosomal protein; this translates as MTFVTKLSFQSGDRAVLDDVVSDLKAMIERKGAECKGPHSSPPEHVRVPQYRNLAPGDEFSSWDYTVYARKLEIHGADHIAREVGHMEFPASVHVEIEVEQKKPLGHRRN
- a CDS encoding bis(5'-nucleosyl)-tetraphosphatase; its protein translation is MTVEAVSAGAILFRDTRGRREYLLLKSRPGDWEFPKGGVEGNEELQQTAIREVKEEAGIGDFRLIDGFREDYDYVFEANGKTIHKTVHLFIARSFEASAELSKEHRDLQWRDYEQAINTITQDGPREILERAHQYLDDLAEQDEEDGTTTYLG
- a CDS encoding DUF5787 family protein, with the protein product MTYGDAEFGFELLACRWAELAWPPDERRDSAVFVSRQLGTQKRRWDTIVVECDPEGFAARAQFGEDALDSDLLHVVRNAPAEWTYYRDALPHPGYPWRYVREAIHRAAARGVVEKRKQGNRIEIRRVAPYPDWVRRIVAIENKPDLDASAARALSAQLEHDVETALADEVWVATAATGASVEPALLEDLPVDVGILTLDFSRGVVADAADVVWHPSTLDVASDSDAFDADEKADRRLEIAERAYGKGWRSFHETMRPDCRGFELRREGRALVPWCATKECGQTAAQCSGSCAEFSPEPPQWRTGGWPIEGGPGKGIKQLLEGRREWVRERETE
- a CDS encoding DUF5797 family protein, whose protein sequence is MTLDEEEQERLVDIVKLQPTKNKELQKRWGLESGSEVHQYLEGHLKDYYYRDDKSLIRATAEAAELVGVDPGVEGEEAEEGGVPSIIRVPELESQVFQVVAGPDDRSESVVSVLNKLRAEFDIDPEAGDVRSALQSLRRKGVVEVVYRTVPTFKLAVERDDVEVEVV
- a CDS encoding enoyl-CoA hydratase/isomerase family protein encodes the protein MSWDTVTLDFDGDVATLTVNRPDAMNALNVETLEAMGEALDEAEAEGARALVITGAGDKAFIAGADISHMRELSTTEAQAYSELGHRVFDAIESFPAPVIAAVNGYAFGGGCEVALACDLRVASERAVIGQPEIDLGLVPGWGGTQRLPRLVGDEHARRLIFFGERVDASDAYELGLVGEVVAHDQLDGHVADMAAELAAKPKHAMRVAKEALNAVHEEPQQAGLAFERRAWSGLFGTHDQREGAAAFLEKRDPDFE
- a CDS encoding DUF5789 family protein, translated to MNMVKLSRVESLFEDLDFPVTRDEAATEFSDTTVQLADGEANLGEMLSEAQAERFHGADELYAALNNTLPIEAVGEPGQSDGDA